A window of the Buchnera aphidicola (Pterocallis alni) genome harbors these coding sequences:
- the rpsB gene encoding 30S ribosomal protein S2 produces MNTLSMHDMIKAGIHFGHQTRFWNPKMKPFIFGARNKVHIINLEQTVEMFHHALLELKRIYLKKGKILFIGTKKSAKVSISKAAKACNQFYVNHRWLGGMLTNWKTVSQSINRLKNLEIQIQDGLLLKLTKKEALMKEKEKLKLENSLGGIKDMNGLPDAIFVIDAEHERIAIKEANNLCISVFSVVDTNSNPDGVDFIIPGNDDAIRSIDFYLNTVVSFISTSNINTINSIQKL; encoded by the coding sequence TTGAATACATTGTCTATGCATGATATGATTAAGGCTGGTATACATTTTGGGCATCAAACACGTTTTTGGAATCCTAAAATGAAACCTTTTATTTTTGGTGCTAGAAATAAGGTGCATATTATTAATTTAGAACAAACTGTTGAAATGTTTCATCATGCATTATTAGAGTTAAAAAGGATTTATTTAAAAAAAGGAAAGATATTATTTATAGGTACTAAAAAGTCTGCAAAAGTTAGTATTAGTAAAGCAGCAAAAGCATGTAATCAATTTTATGTAAATCATAGATGGTTGGGTGGTATGTTAACAAATTGGAAAACTGTTAGTCAATCTATTAATAGATTAAAAAATTTAGAAATACAAATACAAGATGGTTTGTTATTAAAATTGACAAAAAAAGAAGCTTTAATGAAAGAAAAAGAAAAATTAAAATTAGAAAATAGTTTAGGTGGAATTAAAGATATGAATGGGTTACCTGATGCTATTTTTGTTATTGATGCTGAGCACGAACGAATTGCTATTAAAGAAGCAAATAATTTATGTATTTCAGTTTTTTCTGTAGTAGATACTAATTCAAATCCTGATGGTGTAGATTTTATTATACCAGGCAATGATGATGCTATAAGATCTATAGATTTTTATTTAAATACAGTTGTTAGTTTTATTTCTACAAGTAATATTAATACTATTAATAGTATACAAAAATTATAA
- the tsf gene encoding translation elongation factor Ts, translating into MVKIDSSLIKELRLKSGGGIIDCRNALINSGGNINEAMIFLKKNGLIKAEKKNNNIALKGIIDILINKDVGYMLELNCETDFVAQHIDFINFAKYILNICFTNNIKNLQSLKLLCEEKRVKLVSVFGENIIIRRIYIIKGENILCYLHRNKIGVLIRTNSTNYDLIKNIAMHIAANNPIYLSKEEIPIDILEDERKIQFDIAINNGKKQFIAKKIVNGKMDKFIKSLCLLEQNLVMSADILVKDLIMKNSIIIFEFIRFECGEIF; encoded by the coding sequence ATGGTGAAGATTGATTCTAGTCTAATTAAAGAATTACGTTTAAAATCAGGTGGTGGAATTATAGATTGTAGAAATGCTTTAATTAATTCTGGAGGAAATATTAATGAAGCAATGATTTTTTTAAAAAAAAATGGATTGATTAAAGCTGAAAAAAAAAATAATAATATTGCTTTAAAAGGTATAATTGATATTTTAATAAATAAAGATGTTGGTTATATGTTGGAATTAAATTGTGAAACTGATTTTGTTGCGCAACATATTGATTTTATTAATTTTGCTAAATATATATTAAATATATGTTTTACAAATAATATTAAAAATTTACAATCTTTAAAATTATTATGTGAAGAAAAAAGAGTAAAATTGGTTTCTGTATTTGGTGAAAACATTATAATTAGACGTATTTATATTATAAAAGGAGAAAATATTTTATGCTATTTGCATAGAAATAAAATTGGTGTTTTAATTCGTACAAATTCTACAAATTATGATTTGATAAAAAATATTGCTATGCATATAGCTGCAAATAATCCTATATATTTGAGTAAAGAAGAGATTCCGATTGATATATTAGAAGATGAAAGAAAAATACAATTTGATATTGCTATCAATAATGGTAAAAAACAGTTTATTGCAAAAAAAATTGTAAATGGTAAAATGGATAAATTTATTAAGAGTTTATGTTTATTAGAGCAAAATTTAGTTATGTCTGCAGATATTTTAGTAAAAGATTTAATTATGAAAAATAGTATTATTATTTTTGAATTTATTCGTTTTGAATGTGGAGAAATATTTTAA
- the pyrH gene encoding UMP kinase → MKLIYKRVLLKISGEIFNEGHKSIFKKNIIQSLVQDIYFLIKIGVEISIVVGGGNLFRGADLSKLGVHNITSDYIGILSTIINGLFLKDIFQKFNIPVCLVSSLYVDSVCNKYNVEEAKHLLSKSVVVIFCGGIGVPCFTTDSAACLRAIETESEIILKGTKVNGVYSQDPKNCKNVTLYSKLNYSDVLNNEYNVMDLTAFVLARNYKLPICIFNLNNHHALIKILSGEKEGTIINGD, encoded by the coding sequence ATGAAATTAATATATAAACGTGTGTTATTAAAAATTAGTGGTGAAATTTTTAACGAAGGTCATAAATCTATATTTAAAAAAAATATCATTCAGAGTTTAGTACAAGATATATATTTTTTAATCAAAATAGGTGTTGAAATTAGTATCGTAGTTGGTGGAGGAAATTTATTTAGAGGTGCTGATTTATCGAAATTAGGTGTACATAATATTACTTCTGATTATATTGGTATCTTATCTACTATTATTAATGGATTATTTTTAAAAGATATATTTCAAAAGTTTAATATACCAGTATGTTTAGTGTCTTCATTATATGTTGATTCTGTTTGCAACAAATATAATGTAGAAGAAGCAAAACATTTATTATCTAAATCTGTAGTAGTAATATTTTGTGGAGGTATTGGGGTTCCTTGTTTTACTACTGATTCTGCTGCATGTTTAAGAGCGATAGAGACTGAATCAGAAATTATTTTAAAAGGTACGAAGGTAAATGGAGTATATTCTCAAGATCCCAAGAATTGTAAAAATGTTACATTGTATAGTAAGTTAAATTACTCTGATGTTTTAAATAATGAATATAATGTAATGGATTTAACTGCCTTTGTACTAGCTAGAAATTATAAATTACCAATTTGTATTTTTAATCTTAATAATCATCATGCATTAATTAAAATATTATCAGGGGAAAAAGAAGGAACAATAATTAACGGTGATTAA